In the genome of Vicia villosa cultivar HV-30 ecotype Madison, WI linkage group LG7, Vvil1.0, whole genome shotgun sequence, one region contains:
- the LOC131617085 gene encoding NAD(P)H dehydrogenase (quinone) FQR1-like: MAVKVYIVYYSMYGHVERLAEEIKKGADSVDGIEAKHWQVPEILAEEVLGKMRAPTKSDTPIITPNELSEGDGFVFGFPTRFGMIAAQFKAFLDATGGLWKTQQLAGKPAGIFYSTGSQGGGQETTALTAITQLVHHGMLFVPIGYTFGDGMFEMEEVKGGSPYGSGTYAGADGSRQPTKLELEQAFHQGVYIATITKKLKETA; encoded by the exons ATGGCTGTCAAAGTTTATATTGT GTACTATTCAATGTATGGACATGTGGAAAGACTAGCAGAAGAAATAAAGAAAGGGGCAGATTCCGTCGATGGTATCGAGGCCAAACATTGGCAGGTACCAGAAATATTAGCAGAAGAGGTGCTTGGTAAGATGAGAGCACCAACAAAGAGTGACACACCAATCATTACACCGAACGAGCTTTCCGAGGGCGATGGTTTTGTGTTTGGATTTCCAACTAGATTCGGAATGATAGCTGCACAGTTTAAAGCCTTTCTAGATGCAACTGGAGGTCTATGGAAAACACAACAGCTTGCCGGTAAACCTGCTGGAATCTTCTACAGCACCGGTTCTCAAGGTGGTGGACAAGAGACTACAGCGTTGACAGCTATAACTCAATTAGTTCATCATGGAATGTTATTTGTTCCAATTGGTTATACATTTGGTGATGGAATGTTTGAGATGGAAGAAGTGAAAGGTGGAAGTCCATATGGTTCAGGAACATATGCTGGTGCTGATGGATCAAGACAACCAACTAAGCTTGAGTTAGAGCAAGCTTTCCACCAAGGGGTGTATATTGCAACCATCACAAAGAAACTCAAGGAAACTGCATAA